In Archangium lipolyticum, the DNA window ACCAGGGCCAGCCCGTCTTCCGCGAGCAGCCCTGAGCCTCACGGCTCATGCCGGGGGAGCGACTTCCTCCTCGAAGCGCGTCACGCCCTCCAGAAGCGACGCGCAGAGGCACGCCGGGCCGTCCAGCGCGGTGGCCTATGCGCTTCTAGAGTGCGTCAACGGGCACGGGGTGTGTCTCTGCTTCGCTCCGCACGGTCAGGCCATCTCCAGCGCCCGTGTCTCGTGCCGTGCCTCGGCGGTGCCGTCCACCAGCACCCCATCGGCAATCCGCACCACCCGGCGGGCGCGGCGCATCACCCGTGGGTCATGCGTGGAGAAGAGGAAGGTGACGCGGCGGGTGCGGTTGAGCTCCTCCATCAGGTCCAGAATCTGCTCGCTGGTGGCGGAGTCCAGGTTCGCGGTGGGTTCGTCGGCGAGCACCAGCTGCGGCTGGGTGACGAGTGCCCGTGCGATGGCCACGCGCTGCCGCTGGCCGCCGGACAGCTCGTCCGGGCGGTGGTGCAGGAACTGCGACAACCCCACGTCCGCGGCCACGCGCTCGGCGCGCTCGCGCAGCGTCCGCCTCGGCTCGTCACCGATGAGGCAGGGGAACTCGATGTTCTCCAGCACGTTCAGCACGGGGATGAGGTTGAAGGCCTGGAAGATGAAGCCGATCTTCCGGTTGCGCAGCTCGGCCAGGTCGTTGAAGTCGCGGTCCCCCACCTCCTCGCCCTCCAGCCGGTAGGTGCAGCCCGTTCATCATGGCGCGGGTGAGCACGGCCGCCCCGACGCCCACCATGAGGGCCGCGAGGGTGATGAGGATACGGCGGCGGTTACGGGCAACGTTGCGAAGGGCAATGCGGAAGAGGGGCCACATCGAGTGCTCCAAGGCTGGCCAGCGCACCATCGCCGGCGACCTGGGCGACCCCATGAGCACCTCCCATGCCAATCCCCCTCTCCCTCCGGAAAAGAGACGGGGTGAGGGGGCTGGCTGTCCGGACCTTCGTCACTCCCAGGGGGACGGGGTGCCGGGTTTCCGAACAGCGCTCCCGTAATGAACCAAGGCAGGTAGGTGACATGACCTACCTGCCCAGCAGCAGGCAGGGCATGTTACCCGCCCTCTCTGGTCCATTTTTGAAACGAGTTTTATGAGGTGTGTCCACAAAATCGGGGCAGGCTCAGACCCGTTGTGCGCAGTCCAGGTTTCTTATACTGCCCTGCCAACATGTCCCGACTCCTCGCAGCACTGATCATCCTGATGGCGAGCGCCACCAGCGCCGCCGCCGATTTTGCGTTTTCGAACGTGCAGGGCCCGCACGGCGTCGGCCTGACCGTCAGCCAGATGTACGACTACTCGCGCGTGTACAAGCTGCGCGTGGACCAGATCACGGGTGCGGCCATCCAGGGTGAGCGTGCGCGTCCGATGCAGGTGCTGCGCTGGTACCCCACGCGGCGCCAGGGCAAACCCGTGACCTACCGCCAGTACATGGAGACGATCGCGACCGAGGAGAACTTCACGGCCGACGCGCAGGCGGTGCGCAACGCAACCGACACCTGGCTCGCGAGCCAGGGCGCCGCCCCGTCGCATGGCGCACTCGCGAAGCCGATGTGGGCGGTGCGCGATGCCCCGGCACTGCCAGGCAAATATCCGGTCGTGATCTACGCGCCGAGCTTCAGCGCCAGCGCCGCCGAGAACGTGGACCTGTGCGAATATCTCGCGAGCCAGGGCTACGTCGTGCTGTCCAGCGCCTCGCTGGGAGCGCGCACGCGCTCGATGACGATCGACCTGGAGGGCCTGGAAGCGCAGGCGGCCGATATCGCATTCCTGATCGCGACCGCCCAGGCCATGCCGCAGGCGGACATGAACCGCATTGCCGTCGTCGGCTTCAGCTGGGGCGGACTTGCGAACGTACTGGCGGCAGCCAGGGACGACCGCATCGGCGCACTGGTCAGCCTGGACGGCTCGCTGCGCGGCTTCCCCGAATTCGTCAACGGCGGCAAGGACGCCGCGAAATACGTAACGCCAGCGCGTCTGGCGGTGCCGCTGCTGTACGTCGCGCGGCGCCCCGACACGCTCGAAAGCCTCAACCAGCGCCAGATCGACACCAGCTTCAGCCTGATGAACCAGATGAAGTATTCGGATGTGTACATCGTGACGATGCATCCGATGACACACCCGGACTTCTCCTCGATTCACCTGCGCTTCGCGCCGGAGCGAGCGTTCGAGGAGTATTCGCGCGATGAGGCGGCGCTCGCGCACAGCTGGACGGCGCGCTACGTCCACCAGTTCCTCGATGCCTACCTGAAGAACGATACGGCCGCGCGCACCTTCATGAACAATTCCGCCGCCGCGAACAAGGTACCGCGCCACATGCTGACGCTCGACGTGCGCCGCGGCGACGACACGCCACCCACACTGGAAACGTTCGTGCGCACGCTGGGCAAGGAAGGCTTCGCGCGGGCCATCCCCACCTACGACGCGCTGCATGCGAAGTCCGAAGCCTTCCGGCTCCAGGACTCGCAGATCAACACATGGGGCTACCAGTTGCTGCGCGGCGGCCGAGGCAAGGATGCAGTGGAGATCTTCAAGCTCGGCATCCACGTCTATCCGGACAACGCGAACCTGTTCGACAGCCTGGCCGAAGCGCAGGAAAAGACGGGGGACCGTGACCAGGCGACCCGCAACTACCGGCGCTCACTGGAACTGAACCCGAAAAACGGCAACGCGGTCGAACGCCTGAAAGCGCTGGGGAATACCGCGGGCGCCCAGCCCTGAGAGTGGCACCAGGTATGGGCATGACGGGCGGGGTAGCCCCTGGACCGGATTGGCTGTCGTCGCTCGACGGTGGTGGTCAGCCCGGCAACTTTGCCGCACCGCGCGTGTAGGTGGCGGAGCGCAGGAATGCGATCATGTCGAAGTCCGCGACGCTTTCCGGGGTCAGTGGCTCATAGGGGACCAAGGGATGCTTGCTGCGGGTCCGTATCGGAGGCACCGCGCCCTTATAGAGTCCTTTGCCGCGATGGGCCGGAATGAAGCAATCCGACTGCCGCGCCATCAACCGCGCCTCGATGCTGCCGGCCTCGGGCGCGCCGATGAGGTTGGCCTCGGACGTCCCCAGGGCTCCCCCGATCACGGCGAAACGCGCGCCGAACAGCTGGTCGAGATGCGCACCCGTCGGCCAGAATTCATACCAGGGCAGCTTCGTCTTGGTCCGCCGAAGATGGGCGCTGTGCAGGTAGACCAACACCTTTCCACGCGTCTTTTCGCGCTCGGAGATGTGGACGAGATACTCAGCGGCCATCGCGTCGCGCATGCCGACAAGGTTGTCGAGCGACTCTCGCCGCGCCAGCGCCGCGTGAATGGCGAGAAGATGCTGGGCGACGGTGACGTGCTGCAGCGCCTCTCCAAAGGATTCGCGATCGCTTTTGGCCACGAGCTCCGGGCGGCGCACGCTGAGTTCGGAGGCGAGCTCTTCCGTCGCCACCCGAAGCGCCGAAGCCCTGGGCGAAAGGCCGAACTTCCCCGCATCGTTGGCGCCGGCCGGCGCGTCTCTGCCCACAACCTGCTGCGCGGTGTCGCCGCCCAAAATCCGCGTCAGGATCTCCTTGTGGACGACGGCGGCCGAGTCTTCCCAGTCCGCGTCCGCGCCCAGCAGC includes these proteins:
- a CDS encoding ABC transporter ATP-binding protein, with the protein product MGDRDFNDLAELRNRKIGFIFQAFNLIPVLNVLENIEFPCLIGDEPRRTLRERAERVAADVGLSQFLHHRPDELSGGQRQRVAIARALVTQPQLVLADEPTANLDSATSEQILDLMEELNRTRRVTFLFSTHDPRVMRRARRVVRIADGVLVDGTAEARHETRALEMA
- a CDS encoding dienelactone hydrolase family protein; translation: MSRLLAALIILMASATSAAADFAFSNVQGPHGVGLTVSQMYDYSRVYKLRVDQITGAAIQGERARPMQVLRWYPTRRQGKPVTYRQYMETIATEENFTADAQAVRNATDTWLASQGAAPSHGALAKPMWAVRDAPALPGKYPVVIYAPSFSASAAENVDLCEYLASQGYVVLSSASLGARTRSMTIDLEGLEAQAADIAFLIATAQAMPQADMNRIAVVGFSWGGLANVLAAARDDRIGALVSLDGSLRGFPEFVNGGKDAAKYVTPARLAVPLLYVARRPDTLESLNQRQIDTSFSLMNQMKYSDVYIVTMHPMTHPDFSSIHLRFAPERAFEEYSRDEAALAHSWTARYVHQFLDAYLKNDTAARTFMNNSAAANKVPRHMLTLDVRRGDDTPPTLETFVRTLGKEGFARAIPTYDALHAKSEAFRLQDSQINTWGYQLLRGGRGKDAVEIFKLGIHVYPDNANLFDSLAEAQEKTGDRDQATRNYRRSLELNPKNGNAVERLKALGNTAGAQP
- a CDS encoding erythromycin esterase family protein, with product MSTQNPEEQIQDFGRRSFLAATTAFGVAALAPGAAFARSGSSAGTVRFASLDEWIAREALPFSLDKSFDAAVDRMMSRLGDQVSLLGFGEALHGGEEFLILRNRLFQRLVEAHGFSAITLETNYMRARLVDGYVAGRGAATYEAIEDKGFSYGSGKYAANRELVEWMKRYNSDPANAVKLSLYGTVPSEGEATESPRQALEFALAYLRSVDPVAAAKHKTIMEPLLGADADWEDSAAVVHKEILTRILGGDTAQQVVGRDAPAGANDAGKFGLSPRASALRVATEELASELSVRRPELVAKSDRESFGEALQHVTVAQHLLAIHAALARRESLDNLVGMRDAMAAEYLVHISEREKTRGKVLVYLHSAHLRRTKTKLPWYEFWPTGAHLDQLFGARFAVIGGALGTSEANLIGAPEAGSIEARLMARQSDCFIPAHRGKGLYKGAVPPIRTRSKHPLVPYEPLTPESVADFDMIAFLRSATYTRGAAKLPG